A genomic region of Ewingella sp. CoE-038-23 contains the following coding sequences:
- a CDS encoding BtpA/SgcQ family protein has translation MASISAGKPSAIQEIFSRSKAIMGVVHCEAFPGSPNYQGKSINKIIDVALKDADAYLKGGIHGLIIENHGDIPFSKPENIGHETAAFMSVITDRIKQEFGVPLGINVLANAAIPALATALAGGADFIRVNQWANAYIANEGFIEGAAAIALRYRSQLRAEHIKIFADSHVKHGSHAIVADRSIPELTRDVDFFLADGVIATGQRTGDSATMEEIDEIRSATELPLLVGSGVTPDNICAILQRTQGVIVASTLKFGGVWWNQVELERVKHFMSIARAELED, from the coding sequence ATGGCATCTATATCAGCAGGAAAACCAAGCGCGATTCAAGAAATATTTTCTCGTTCTAAAGCAATAATGGGTGTAGTGCATTGTGAAGCCTTTCCCGGTTCGCCAAATTATCAGGGTAAATCAATTAATAAAATAATCGACGTGGCGTTAAAAGATGCCGATGCTTATTTAAAGGGCGGCATTCACGGGCTGATTATTGAAAACCACGGTGACATTCCTTTTTCTAAACCAGAAAATATTGGTCATGAAACGGCGGCATTTATGTCGGTGATCACTGACCGAATTAAACAAGAGTTCGGCGTGCCGCTGGGTATTAACGTATTAGCCAACGCCGCCATCCCAGCATTAGCCACGGCGCTGGCCGGCGGCGCAGATTTTATCCGCGTCAACCAGTGGGCCAACGCCTACATTGCCAACGAAGGTTTTATCGAAGGGGCTGCCGCCATTGCGCTACGCTATCGCTCCCAGCTGCGCGCCGAGCACATCAAAATCTTCGCCGACAGCCATGTTAAACACGGCAGTCACGCCATTGTGGCCGACCGTTCCATACCTGAATTAACCCGCGACGTGGATTTCTTCTTGGCAGACGGCGTAATTGCCACCGGCCAGCGCACCGGCGATAGCGCCACCATGGAGGAAATCGACGAAATCCGCTCCGCCACCGAGCTGCCGCTGCTGGTAGGTTCAGGCGTTACGCCGGACAATATTTGCGCTATTTTACAGCGCACGCAGGGAGTGATTGTGGCCAGTACGCTGAAGTTCGGCGGCGTGTGGTGGAATCAGGTTGAACTTGAGCGAGTCAAACACTTCATGTCTATCGCTCGCGCTGAACTGGAGGACTAA
- a CDS encoding ribokinase, whose protein sequence is MRVFVVGNTGVDETYVINEIPEKGASIHGQKINQDLGGKGANQAVILSRCAVSTVLIAATGNDNQGQWCRQQLAQELLTLFPEESLNCRTDTSLILNTADGDNSIITTTTAADALSLADIEQALNKAQPGDVVLQQGNFSLEKTAAVFQLARRLSLRTVFNPSPVKPAFSQLWPLVDLLVVNRGEASYFTAPQLPPVEAASELLRAGASAVVVTLGADGVYFATADQQLHVATPPCKVVDTTGAGDTFLAVMLASMLRRSAPSPQQLDLQRAARAAAITISRTGTFSAFPSQTELVEILNSPLA, encoded by the coding sequence ATGCGTGTATTCGTCGTAGGTAATACAGGCGTTGACGAAACGTATGTAATAAATGAAATACCTGAAAAAGGCGCATCAATTCACGGCCAGAAAATAAATCAAGATCTGGGCGGTAAAGGCGCTAATCAGGCGGTTATTCTTTCACGTTGCGCGGTGAGCACTGTGCTAATTGCCGCAACCGGAAATGATAATCAGGGCCAATGGTGTCGCCAACAATTAGCCCAAGAGTTATTAACTTTATTTCCGGAAGAATCATTAAACTGTCGCACAGATACCTCACTTATATTAAATACCGCCGACGGCGATAATTCTATTATCACCACCACTACTGCCGCCGATGCATTATCATTAGCGGATATTGAACAGGCATTAAATAAAGCACAGCCTGGTGATGTTGTATTACAGCAGGGGAATTTCTCATTAGAGAAAACCGCCGCCGTTTTCCAGCTGGCCCGTCGCCTAAGCTTGCGGACCGTTTTCAATCCTTCGCCTGTCAAACCGGCCTTCTCCCAGCTATGGCCACTGGTCGACTTACTGGTGGTCAACCGAGGTGAAGCGAGCTATTTCACCGCGCCTCAGCTGCCGCCGGTGGAAGCCGCCAGCGAACTGCTGCGTGCCGGAGCCTCTGCCGTAGTGGTGACGCTGGGAGCTGACGGCGTCTATTTCGCCACTGCCGACCAGCAGCTGCATGTCGCCACGCCGCCGTGCAAAGTGGTGGATACCACCGGCGCTGGCGATACCTTCTTAGCCGTGATGCTGGCCTCAATGCTGCGCCGCTCGGCACCTTCTCCTCAGCAGCTAGACCTGCAACGCGCCGCGCGGGCGGCGGCCATCACCATCAGCCGTACCGGCACCTTTAGCGCATTTCCAAGCCAAACCGAACTGGTGGAAATACTCAATTCGCCTCTGGCCTAG
- the uxuA gene encoding mannonate dehydratase, with product MEQTWRWYGPKDPVSLDDVRQAGATGVVTALHHIPNGEVWTVEEIKKRQAELAEKNLTWSVVESIPVHEEIKTRSGDVEKYIANYQQSLHNLAACGIDTVCYNFMPILDWTRTDLGYLLPDGSRALRFDHIAFAAFELHILQRAGAKQDYSAEEQQQASDYFAAMSEDEIATLTANIIAGLPGAEEGYTLDQFRARLATYDGIDKGKLRENMAHFLRSIVPVAEQHGLKLAVHPDDPPRPILGLPRIISTIEDMQWLKETVDSLHNGFCFCTGSYGVREDNDLVKMMTTYADRVNFVHLRATRREATPGSFHEADHLDGDVDMVAIIKAILTEEQARRRAGDLRPIPMRPDHGHQMLDDLHKKTNPGYSAIGRLRGLAELRGVERALKQTLFAD from the coding sequence ATGGAACAAACATGGCGCTGGTACGGCCCGAAAGATCCCGTGTCGCTGGACGATGTCAGACAGGCTGGGGCAACCGGGGTGGTTACTGCCCTGCATCACATCCCTAATGGCGAAGTGTGGACCGTCGAAGAGATTAAGAAGCGTCAGGCAGAGCTGGCAGAGAAAAACTTGACGTGGTCGGTGGTGGAAAGTATCCCGGTTCACGAAGAGATCAAAACGCGCAGCGGAGACGTTGAAAAGTATATTGCCAACTATCAGCAGTCGCTGCACAATCTGGCGGCCTGCGGCATCGACACCGTCTGCTACAACTTCATGCCGATCCTCGACTGGACCCGTACCGACCTCGGCTATTTGCTGCCGGACGGCTCGCGCGCGCTGCGTTTCGACCATATCGCCTTTGCTGCCTTCGAGCTGCATATCCTGCAACGCGCCGGGGCCAAGCAGGACTACTCTGCTGAAGAGCAACAGCAGGCCAGCGACTATTTTGCCGCCATGAGCGAAGACGAAATCGCCACCCTCACCGCCAATATTATCGCCGGTTTGCCGGGTGCCGAAGAGGGTTACACGCTGGACCAGTTCCGCGCGCGGCTGGCCACCTATGACGGTATTGATAAGGGAAAATTGCGTGAAAACATGGCGCACTTCCTGCGCAGCATCGTGCCGGTGGCCGAGCAGCATGGCCTGAAATTGGCGGTACATCCTGATGATCCGCCGCGGCCAATCCTCGGCCTGCCGCGCATTATTTCTACTATTGAAGATATGCAGTGGCTGAAAGAGACTGTGGATAGCCTGCACAACGGTTTCTGCTTCTGTACCGGCTCTTACGGGGTGCGCGAAGACAATGATTTAGTGAAGATGATGACCACTTACGCCGACCGCGTGAACTTCGTGCATCTGCGCGCCACGCGGCGCGAAGCCACGCCGGGCAGCTTCCACGAGGCGGATCATCTGGACGGTGATGTCGATATGGTCGCCATTATTAAAGCGATTTTGACTGAGGAACAGGCTCGCCGCCGCGCCGGAGATCTGCGCCCTATTCCGATGCGCCCGGACCACGGCCACCAGATGCTCGACGACCTGCACAAAAAGACCAATCCGGGTTATTCAGCCATTGGTCGTTTGCGCGGTTTAGCCGAGTTGCGCGGCGTGGAGCGCGCGCTGAAACAGACGCTGTTCGCAGATTAA
- the hutG gene encoding N-formylglutamate deformylase, which yields MSLNSAPTIADPYHFSAGRSPLLISIPHAGTRLTPEVASGLSDDALPLSDTDWHIPQLYAFAQSLGANILVGQYSRFVIDLNRPADDQPLYTTATTGLFPDTLFDGRPTFKADGQPDAATRQRYLDEIWQPYHQKIESELARMKQEFGYALLFDAHSIASVIPRLFEGQLPDLNIGTNSGASCAPELSDMLDALCKQQSTFSHVLNGRFKGGYITRAYGQPQANQHAVQLELAQCNYMDEFEPYPYIEDKAVVLQGVLKPMLEGMISWGSKVYGR from the coding sequence ATGAGTCTGAATAGCGCGCCAACCATTGCCGATCCTTACCACTTCAGCGCGGGTCGCAGCCCTTTGCTGATCAGCATTCCCCACGCCGGAACCAGGCTCACGCCTGAAGTCGCCAGCGGCTTGAGCGACGACGCGCTGCCCCTGTCGGACACCGACTGGCATATTCCACAGCTCTACGCCTTCGCCCAATCTCTCGGCGCCAATATTTTGGTCGGGCAGTATTCGCGTTTCGTGATTGACCTTAATCGCCCCGCAGACGATCAGCCGCTGTACACCACCGCCACCACCGGCCTGTTCCCCGATACGCTGTTCGACGGTCGCCCAACCTTTAAAGCTGACGGCCAGCCCGACGCTGCAACCCGTCAGCGCTATCTGGATGAGATCTGGCAGCCTTATCATCAGAAGATTGAGTCCGAGCTTGCTCGCATGAAGCAGGAGTTCGGCTACGCGCTGCTGTTTGATGCCCACTCCATCGCCTCGGTGATCCCACGCCTGTTCGAAGGCCAGCTGCCCGATTTGAACATCGGCACCAACAGCGGCGCGAGTTGTGCCCCAGAGTTGAGCGACATGCTCGACGCCCTGTGCAAGCAGCAATCCACCTTCAGCCACGTGTTAAATGGTCGCTTTAAAGGCGGCTACATCACCCGCGCCTACGGCCAACCGCAGGCCAACCAGCACGCGGTGCAGCTCGAACTGGCGCAGTGCAATTACATGGATGAGTTTGAGCCCTATCCGTATATCGAGGATAAAGCGGTTGTTTTGCAGGGGGTGCTGAAGCCAATGTTGGAGGGGATGATTTCGTGGGGATCGAAGGTATATGGGCGATGA
- a CDS encoding serine hydrolase domain-containing protein — MTFTLREPPTPLQWDAALATAKRITGQWNTPGQPGGAISLFTRDEIKGSATGGLANLGSGEPFTLDNVVRYASITKHIFATLALFRSHAGLSLQDRLGQHLPALKTPMADVTIGQALDMTGGLPDVRETLSLLGISVYSATDPQPILDFLAQDGALNFPAGSEISYSNTGYRLVEAILNAKGIQFNDLLREHVAAPLDIALHAPETWFDVVADLAPGYWRDGDSWKTASAGLHLSASGSITGSLRSLTTWLQSLLANQGPGEQVLEKLTQPRYLQDGTPSAYGLGISSTQVGVHKVYGHGGSHAGYKTYFLLHPQLDVGVAMVSNREDTPAFDTAFEVMSALLGAPLPPRSQAIPDGVYASIAEPYWLEVKQGVANYLGASEKLYQGADENEAISLSAHMPMRLRWDGKTLQGEMGHATRYFVPATPTQCLSLVQGRWFHPQSQAAFDIEEDYLLMGIGPLRAKGKLKAIGLGRLLVEMPDGPWQKTFCLYFQGYNVQLIANRSRVLNFRRDECRARWQPAE, encoded by the coding sequence ATGACATTCACCCTACGCGAACCACCGACGCCTTTGCAGTGGGACGCGGCGCTGGCAACGGCGAAAAGAATCACCGGACAGTGGAACACCCCGGGCCAACCCGGCGGCGCGATCAGCCTGTTTACGCGTGATGAAATCAAAGGCAGTGCCACGGGCGGACTGGCGAACCTCGGCAGCGGCGAGCCTTTCACCCTCGACAACGTGGTGCGCTATGCCTCAATAACCAAGCATATTTTTGCTACTCTGGCCCTGTTTCGTAGCCATGCTGGGTTATCACTGCAAGACCGTTTGGGGCAGCACCTGCCCGCATTAAAAACCCCGATGGCTGACGTCACTATTGGACAGGCGCTGGATATGACCGGCGGTTTGCCCGACGTGCGCGAAACCCTCTCGCTGCTGGGCATTTCGGTTTATAGCGCCACTGACCCCCAACCCATTTTGGACTTCCTTGCCCAAGACGGCGCGCTGAATTTCCCCGCAGGTTCTGAGATTTCCTACTCCAATACCGGCTATCGCCTGGTGGAAGCCATTCTCAACGCCAAAGGCATTCAATTTAATGACCTGCTGCGCGAGCACGTCGCCGCGCCGCTGGATATCGCCCTGCACGCTCCGGAAACCTGGTTTGACGTGGTTGCCGATTTAGCGCCCGGCTATTGGCGCGACGGCGACAGCTGGAAAACCGCCAGCGCGGGCCTGCATCTTTCGGCCTCCGGCAGCATCACCGGCAGCCTGCGATCCCTGACCACTTGGCTGCAAAGCCTGCTGGCGAATCAGGGACCGGGCGAGCAAGTGCTGGAGAAGCTGACCCAGCCGCGCTATTTGCAAGACGGCACGCCAAGCGCCTATGGTTTGGGCATCTCCTCAACGCAGGTCGGCGTGCATAAAGTCTATGGTCACGGTGGCTCGCACGCCGGATACAAAACTTACTTTTTACTCCATCCGCAGCTGGATGTCGGCGTGGCGATGGTGTCGAACCGCGAAGACACACCGGCCTTCGATACCGCCTTTGAGGTGATGTCTGCCCTGCTCGGCGCGCCTCTTCCGCCGCGCAGTCAGGCCATTCCCGACGGTGTTTATGCCAGCATCGCCGAGCCTTATTGGCTTGAGGTTAAGCAAGGAGTAGCGAATTATCTCGGCGCGAGCGAAAAGCTCTATCAGGGCGCGGATGAAAACGAAGCGATTTCGCTTTCCGCCCATATGCCCATGCGCCTGCGCTGGGACGGCAAAACGCTGCAAGGCGAGATGGGTCACGCGACGCGCTACTTTGTGCCCGCGACGCCAACCCAGTGCTTATCACTGGTTCAGGGGCGCTGGTTCCATCCGCAATCTCAGGCGGCCTTTGATATAGAAGAGGATTATCTGCTGATGGGCATCGGCCCACTGCGCGCCAAAGGCAAGCTAAAGGCGATTGGTCTGGGTCGGTTATTAGTCGAAATGCCTGACGGCCCGTGGCAGAAAACCTTCTGCCTCTATTTCCAAGGCTACAATGTGCAGCTGATTGCCAATCGCAGCCGGGTGCTGAATTTCCGCCGCGATGAGTGTCGGGCGCGCTGGCAGCCGGCAGAGTAA
- a CDS encoding TenA family protein, giving the protein MSTAMGKSQNSFTDWLLEEHQEVWHAMQYHPFVTGIEDGSLPAKVFNQYLVYEGDFVATAIGIFSYAVIKAPDIRHQRWLIGVLDALANEQIAYFERVMEKRQVTPSDYQRSAPDVSRFSQGMLRTAQNGSYAEILTLMFGAEWMYYHWCTRVSQSAIADPEVKDWVVMHAEKTFIDQASWLKAELDNCAASLSEEQRQHLSALYGQVLQWEIDFHSAAFD; this is encoded by the coding sequence ATGTCGACCGCAATGGGAAAAAGTCAGAATTCGTTTACCGATTGGCTGCTTGAGGAGCATCAGGAAGTCTGGCACGCCATGCAATACCATCCTTTTGTCACCGGCATTGAAGACGGCAGTCTGCCTGCCAAGGTATTTAATCAATATCTGGTGTATGAAGGGGATTTCGTGGCCACGGCCATTGGCATATTTTCCTATGCGGTAATTAAAGCGCCGGATATCCGCCATCAGCGCTGGCTGATTGGCGTGCTCGACGCGCTGGCAAATGAGCAAATTGCCTATTTCGAGCGAGTGATGGAAAAGCGCCAGGTGACGCCGTCGGACTATCAGCGCAGTGCGCCGGACGTCTCGCGCTTTAGTCAGGGGATGCTGCGCACCGCGCAAAACGGCAGTTATGCCGAGATCCTCACCCTGATGTTTGGTGCCGAGTGGATGTACTACCACTGGTGTACGCGCGTCAGCCAGTCCGCCATTGCTGACCCGGAAGTGAAAGATTGGGTGGTGATGCATGCCGAGAAAACCTTTATCGATCAGGCAAGTTGGCTGAAGGCAGAACTGGACAACTGCGCCGCGTCGCTGAGCGAGGAGCAGCGCCAGCATCTGTCAGCGCTGTATGGGCAGGTGTTGCAGTGGGAGATTGATTTCCACAGCGCCGCCTTTGATTAA
- a CDS encoding dipeptidase has translation MNNTERGTETLIPIFDGHNDVLLQLWEQHRQNPEQAFLQGPASGQMDLPRCQQAGFAGGLFAAWVPSPRFDAASSVPDLQIDARFLLEGTQKHPDFSPTPSFESARDTTIAMMAFLLRIEQQSQGAVKICRSAADIRGALSSKALAVVMHIEGAEGIDPDLYTLDVLYEMGLRTLGPVWSRPNIFGHGVPFKFNTSPDTGPGLTDLGVKLVQACNRKRILIDLSHLNEQGFWDVAKLSDAPLVASHSNAFALCAQSRNLTDKQLAAIKETQGFVGVNFATPFLREDGKNSPDTGTEDYLRHLDYLVETLGEDHVGFGSDFDGAPMAPFMRDVSGLPVLIEAMRKAGYGEQLIAKIAHQNWINVLERTWGE, from the coding sequence ATGAATAACACCGAACGCGGAACGGAAACGCTTATCCCCATTTTTGACGGCCACAATGACGTTTTACTGCAATTGTGGGAGCAGCATCGTCAAAACCCCGAGCAGGCTTTCCTCCAAGGCCCGGCCAGCGGCCAGATGGATTTACCTCGCTGTCAGCAGGCCGGTTTTGCAGGTGGTCTGTTCGCCGCGTGGGTGCCATCCCCCCGTTTTGATGCAGCAAGTAGCGTGCCGGATCTGCAAATTGACGCGCGTTTTTTGCTGGAAGGGACTCAAAAGCATCCTGATTTTTCGCCAACGCCATCGTTTGAATCGGCCCGCGACACCACCATCGCCATGATGGCTTTCCTGCTGCGCATAGAGCAGCAGTCGCAGGGCGCGGTGAAAATTTGCCGCAGCGCCGCCGATATTCGCGGCGCACTGTCCAGCAAGGCGCTGGCGGTGGTGATGCATATAGAAGGCGCAGAGGGCATCGATCCTGATCTCTACACCCTCGACGTCCTCTACGAAATGGGCCTGCGCACGCTCGGCCCGGTGTGGAGCCGTCCGAATATCTTCGGCCACGGCGTGCCGTTTAAATTCAATACTTCCCCAGATACCGGCCCCGGCCTGACTGACTTAGGCGTAAAACTGGTGCAAGCCTGTAACCGCAAACGTATTTTGATCGATCTGTCGCACCTCAATGAGCAGGGCTTCTGGGATGTGGCGAAACTGTCCGACGCGCCGCTGGTGGCCAGCCACTCTAACGCCTTTGCCCTGTGCGCCCAGTCGCGCAACCTGACGGACAAACAGCTCGCCGCCATTAAAGAAACACAAGGCTTTGTCGGCGTGAACTTCGCCACGCCGTTCCTGCGCGAAGACGGCAAAAACAGCCCCGACACGGGAACCGAGGACTATCTGCGCCATCTGGATTATCTGGTGGAAACGCTGGGTGAGGATCACGTGGGCTTTGGTTCAGACTTCGACGGCGCGCCGATGGCACCTTTCATGCGCGACGTCAGCGGGCTGCCGGTGTTAATTGAGGCGATGCGTAAAGCGGGATACGGCGAGCAGCTGATTGCCAAAATTGCGCATCAGAACTGGATTAACGTGCTGGAAAGAACCTGGGGCGAGTAA
- a CDS encoding ABC transporter substrate-binding protein encodes MFSYSAFAADAPTYALVQINQQALFFNLMNKGAQEEATKSGAKLVIFNANDNPVSQNDAIETYIQQGVKGIMVDAIDVNGIMPAIKEAAAKNIPVIAIDAVLPEGPQKAQVGVDNNKGGALIGNYFTKYVKDNMGGKAKLGIVGALNSAIQNQRQKGFEDTLKGHDGIKVVGVVDGRNIQDDALTAAENLITGNPDMTAIYATGEPALLGAIAAVENQGRQKDIKVFGWDLTAKAVSGIDQGYVAAVLQQDPENMGASAVKALNTLVVDGKTVDKTIQVPATIVTKANVDTFRPLFKQ; translated from the coding sequence ATGTTCAGTTATTCAGCTTTTGCAGCAGACGCGCCGACATATGCTCTGGTGCAAATTAACCAACAGGCGCTGTTCTTCAACTTAATGAATAAAGGCGCACAAGAAGAAGCCACCAAGTCTGGGGCGAAATTAGTTATTTTCAACGCCAATGATAATCCGGTTTCACAAAACGATGCGATTGAAACCTATATTCAGCAAGGTGTTAAAGGGATCATGGTGGATGCTATTGATGTAAACGGCATTATGCCGGCCATCAAAGAAGCCGCCGCTAAAAATATTCCTGTTATTGCTATCGATGCCGTATTGCCAGAAGGCCCGCAAAAGGCGCAGGTTGGCGTAGATAATAATAAGGGCGGGGCGCTGATTGGTAATTACTTCACCAAATACGTCAAAGACAATATGGGTGGAAAAGCCAAGCTGGGCATCGTCGGCGCATTGAATTCCGCGATTCAAAACCAGCGCCAAAAAGGGTTTGAAGACACCCTGAAAGGCCACGATGGCATCAAAGTGGTGGGCGTGGTCGATGGCCGAAATATTCAGGATGACGCCCTGACGGCGGCAGAAAACCTGATCACCGGCAACCCGGATATGACCGCGATTTACGCCACCGGCGAGCCTGCGCTGCTGGGCGCGATTGCCGCAGTGGAAAACCAGGGCCGCCAGAAAGATATTAAAGTGTTTGGCTGGGATCTGACTGCGAAAGCCGTCAGCGGCATTGATCAGGGCTATGTGGCGGCGGTATTGCAACAAGACCCTGAGAACATGGGCGCGTCAGCCGTTAAGGCACTGAATACGCTGGTGGTAGATGGCAAAACGGTCGACAAGACTATTCAGGTTCCGGCCACTATCGTGACCAAAGCTAACGTGGATACATTCCGTCCATTATTTAAGCAATAA
- a CDS encoding LacI family DNA-binding transcriptional regulator: MGTKRVVLSDVAKYAGLSKATVSRYLNKSISLPQPTVARIEEAIKALDYRANSLARRLSKGGSETIGLVLPDIANPFFAELADAAEEAASQHKYSLVLCVTRNNLEKECQFIRWLDTRQVDGLLFTTNRPDNGQLREQLKGQRHVVLLDEDVPGSTVPKVFSDNVHGGELAANKLIAAGHRHIAFVGGPDELMSVRERHQGFRQALLNAGLPYSADMVLYGDYSRTFGRAALDQLLALPQPPTAIFAASDYLALGLLDGMRQRGLAVPASLSLVGFDDAIYSDLITPRLSTIRQSARELGRVAVETLIKLFNDEPDVSQVSRIPVEWISRDSVAPPAKS, encoded by the coding sequence ATGGGAACAAAACGGGTAGTGTTGTCCGACGTCGCGAAATACGCCGGTTTGTCGAAAGCGACGGTCTCGCGTTACCTCAACAAAAGCATCTCTCTGCCCCAGCCAACGGTCGCGCGGATTGAAGAAGCCATTAAGGCGCTGGATTACCGCGCCAACAGCCTGGCCCGCAGGCTGAGCAAGGGCGGCAGTGAAACCATAGGTTTAGTGCTGCCGGACATCGCCAACCCCTTCTTCGCCGAGCTGGCCGATGCCGCCGAGGAAGCCGCTTCCCAGCATAAATACAGCCTTGTGTTGTGCGTCACCCGCAACAATCTGGAGAAAGAGTGTCAGTTCATTCGCTGGCTGGATACGCGCCAGGTCGACGGCCTGCTGTTCACCACTAACCGCCCGGATAACGGCCAGCTGCGCGAGCAGTTGAAGGGCCAGCGCCACGTGGTTTTGCTGGATGAAGATGTGCCCGGCAGCACGGTACCCAAAGTATTTTCGGATAATGTTCACGGCGGCGAGTTGGCGGCGAACAAGCTGATTGCCGCCGGGCATCGGCACATTGCCTTTGTCGGCGGGCCGGATGAATTGATGAGCGTGCGCGAACGTCATCAGGGTTTTCGTCAAGCTTTACTCAACGCGGGCCTGCCCTACAGCGCCGACATGGTGCTTTATGGCGATTACAGCCGCACCTTTGGTCGCGCCGCGCTGGACCAGTTGCTGGCCCTGCCGCAACCACCGACCGCCATTTTTGCCGCCAGTGACTATTTGGCCCTTGGCCTGCTCGACGGCATGCGCCAGCGCGGGCTGGCCGTTCCGGCTTCACTCTCTCTGGTGGGTTTCGATGACGCCATCTACTCCGATTTGATCACTCCGCGCCTCTCCACTATTCGCCAGTCGGCAAGGGAGTTGGGGCGCGTCGCGGTTGAAACGCTGATCAAGCTGTTTAACGATGAACCCGACGTGTCGCAGGTGTCGCGAATTCCCGTAGAGTGGATCTCACGCGACTCGGTTGCCCCTCCAGCGAAATCGTAG
- a CDS encoding FadR/GntR family transcriptional regulator, whose amino-acid sequence MELPTLKVERLYRQISNVLIGCIKNGQFAPGEMIPSERDLSKQFGVSRSSIREALIALEITGWIEIRTGNGVYVNNPLPEQPATPSEEGFSLESLLKARQIFECTTAELAALNGTDEQRRKLAEINQSLVQLNINNDSFLEEDRRFHLMISEMTGNEVLRDMMEYLWDKRSSRRFVRLERHYSESDFAREMNTDHQGITDAILAGDAIKARAAMQAHLQHVYDQLLEG is encoded by the coding sequence ATGGAATTACCTACGCTAAAAGTAGAAAGGCTGTACCGTCAGATTTCAAACGTGCTGATTGGCTGCATCAAAAATGGCCAGTTTGCGCCGGGTGAGATGATCCCGTCCGAGCGCGATCTGTCGAAGCAGTTTGGCGTGAGCCGCTCGTCGATTCGCGAGGCGTTAATCGCCTTGGAAATCACCGGCTGGATTGAAATTCGCACCGGCAACGGCGTCTACGTCAACAACCCCTTACCCGAGCAGCCTGCGACGCCGAGCGAAGAGGGATTCAGCCTCGAGTCACTACTCAAGGCGCGGCAGATTTTCGAATGCACCACCGCAGAGCTTGCCGCCCTTAATGGCACTGACGAGCAGCGTCGGAAACTCGCCGAGATTAATCAGTCGCTGGTGCAGTTGAACATTAATAACGACAGTTTTCTTGAGGAGGACCGCCGTTTTCATCTGATGATTAGTGAGATGACGGGCAACGAAGTGCTGCGCGATATGATGGAATACCTGTGGGATAAGCGTAGTTCGCGACGTTTCGTGCGTCTTGAGCGCCACTACAGCGAGAGTGATTTCGCCCGCGAGATGAACACCGACCATCAGGGGATCACTGACGCCATTCTGGCGGGGGACGCAATTAAGGCGAGGGCGGCGATGCAGGCGCACCTTCAGCATGTGTATGATCAATTATTAGAGGGGTGA